Below is a window of Saccopteryx bilineata isolate mSacBil1 chromosome 11, mSacBil1_pri_phased_curated, whole genome shotgun sequence DNA.
TGTCAGTGCACCCTTCACAGACTGCAGTCCTGTTCTGAAAGGGAGGGTGAAGTCACTGATGACCTACAGCTTCAGGGCTCACCCCTTCCAACCCACACACATTTTCTGTGCTACCTTAGGGCTGGGGACTCTGAAAACCAGAGTGGCCccactcccaaaaaagaaaaatcttacacACCGTTTTTGTAATTTCTCTGATCCAGCCTACTGTCTACTAGGTAAAATTTTCATGATCGGCAGCCTTCTCTCATTTGTGTGAACATTTTGTTACTGACCTTTCCTCGGTTATTCCCTGAAACCCGGAAATAGTCTCTTTCTTGTGCTTTTCTCTGCATTGTCACAGATAGGGAGAGGCAGGCGTGAATTCTGAATGCCTTGGCCTTGATTGGAAATTTAACTTGATTAGCTTCTTAGAAAACTTTCAAGAGGcacaaataaacattttcaagggggtgcaaaaaaaaatctagagggAAATGGTctcaaaggaggaagaaggagaatgaGGCACAAtggcaataaaataattttggataATTGATCATGATACTAGACTAAAACCTTAAGTATTGTGATAGGCTAGGGAAAAGATTTATCTCTTCTCCATTTGAGGGAGTCAACAGATAGTCTTGTATTCTCTCATTACTTATGCACTATATAATCAAACTTTGGAAGAGGTTCTGGGTCCTGATCAACCAAAAGTCCTCTATAAACTTCCTTACTTCATAAATTTATCCAGATCTGCCTTATTTCTACTATCTGTTGGGTAATCACTGGATTCTGTGAGATTGAGGAAGGTGAGTTAACCTATCAGGAAATCAGTACAGCTTATTTcctcgatttttttttttggtctaataGTTTCATGTATTTGAAAGTTACATCAGCAGTTCATCCTCTTTGGTTTCTAGGCATGAATAGCTCTTAGTGTGCTCATCCATGACTTCTTCGTATTGTCCAGTgatctttttctttgaaatttgtttttcttgatttctccCAGACTTTCAGTTTTCCAATGGAAACCTGGAACATGGGATTGAGAAGCACCCTCTCTGCACTGAACATATTGATAACTTGAACAAGGGATAGAATGCAGAGTATGGGGAAGAATGATTTCCTTTCTCTGACAATAAAACATAAGAGGCAGAGTGGTGACCAGTTACTTAATTTGTGAGGcctagtgcaaaatgaaaatgcagagtCTTGtgttaaaaaattgttaaaaagttTTAGATGATGACAGCAGAGGCTTAAAGGCATAAGAGGCCCTTCTGAGTGCAGGGCCCTGCACAACTGCCCAAGTCGCATGTCCAGGAAGCCAGCTCAGACAGTGTGTTAAAAGGGTAGTAACCCACATTTTTGTTTCTGGACTCATTTATACTCTTTAAAGTTAGAGACTGTCCTCACCAGAATCAtcaatatagttattttttaggAGCCCTTAGCCTTTGCAATTTCAAGTATTTTGGAGCTGTTGTAGTTTTTAAATTGCTACCAAGTCACAGGAATACCATTTCATCAGAAGCGCAGTAAAGAACCTAAAATCAAGCAGAAAGAGTGAACTCAATGAAGGGGACTTTCCACCCATAACTGAGGACTCCTCGGCCACCCACACTTACTCCAACAGCAGCCTCACTGATTCTGTGGAGAACTTAACTTCTTCCTCTTGCTCGGGTTCATTTTCTAGACTTCAAGACAATAGGTGTGTTCATggcagataaaagtgaagaagggAAGAGTTGCTTGTGAGGGAAAACAGACAGGCAGCCTCTTGTTTTGGCTCCTAGATTATATAGGTCCCTATTCTCCACTATCCTGTAAATAAACCCTGACTGGGCTTCCTTCCCCATAGGCATATTCCATTGTCTGTAACAAAGCttcttcctcatctgtgaagtttAACTTTCATTaaacccctcttccctctggggttTAATGAAAGTCACGTGTGGTGACTATAGTTTCCCCCCAACAATGTTATTGCAGTAAATGTTGCTGGTAGGCGCAGTCTCTGTGTTTGATGGGGGTCTTTCTCACTCTGGCATCTGGTCATTTGAAGTCACCAGAAAGGCAATAACTACTTGGTTCTACTGTTACAGGGGGGATGACGAGACTTCAAttcttgtcttcttgagagaaagaattcaatcaaaagacaaagtgtagcaagtaaaggaagaatttattgaagaaaattaGAGGAAAGGGGGACATGGGAGACAGGTTCAGGTTGTTAGTCTGAGATGAGCTCCTGCTGCTCACTGCTCCCTGGTTGCAAATCTCGTGGGGTCCCTTAGaatttaggagagagagaagcaaggaaatTGTGCCTGAGGAGAagatgaggaaaaggaggagggggaagggaaaggtgtgAGCATGCTCCTGGAAGGGAGAAAGCCCTGAGACCTCCATCCTAAAGGATTTTAAGGGTGAAGATTTTAGGGGGAGGTCCCAGGGAAGGATCTCAGTAGACTATTTaacagctctccaggtgtgtcttTTAGGGTCATGGTCTTCGATGCCAAGGCAGGGGCTCATTAGTCAATGCAATTGGTCCTGAGCTCAGCAGTGGCACTAGTTTCTAATcactaaatttaaacaaggatttTTCAACAAAACTGTACCGCCCTCTAgaggacattttaaaattatgtgaatgTTTTGgttttctcagtgcccaggggcagagctgggaccagAGAAGCTAGAAGGCCAGTGATACTCAGAATGGTCCAATACAAAGAACAAGCCTgtcaatgaaaagaaaactaactCTCTATAAAGTTTAGAAAAGAATTTTATTCAGGCCTTACTGAGGACTACAACCTGGGGACACAAATCTAAGAAGCCTTGAAAGAGTGGTCCATCCTCGAAAAAGTGCATGGCACATATATAGGCAGAGAAGTAAACCAAAGTACAGGCGGTACACCAAGTGTCAATTGGAGCACTTGTATGGCAATGACTAACCATTCTCCATCAAATGGACAGAAGTCGTGGGAAAACCAGGCTGAGTCCTCTGGTCCCTGGCTCTCGAGAGTTTGGAACAGGCTCTGAAAACAAACAACTTACCTTGAAACTCTGAGGTGCATTTTTCTCAGGATTTAGAAAAATCaggcactgttttttttttttttggttaataaaTCACCTTTATCTTAGTTTTGAAACTCTACAGAAGATGTATGCACCTGGTCCCCAGGGTTCACACCTTAGTGAGGCTTTCTTGGTTACTGGTTTGGCTGGGGCAGCTTAaacaccctttcccctctgcccctTGGGTCATTAATGCATTCTCTGGATTGATTCATGACCACTGTGATCATTGTTCAGCCCCCCAAAGATAGGAAGGTAAAGTCCTGGCAAATCAGTTGTCCTGTCAGCTGTATTTGGCATTATCGTCTAAGCAAGAAAAGGGTCTTTCAGTGACCAGAATACAAGCATGGGCTGAACTGTCATGTTTAAGAATGGTTTTCCCAAGTGGCTTATGCAGGCAGAGATCTGGCAGTCAGTGAGGAAGAATGCTCTGCATCATTTCTAATATTTCACAATTAAAGCCCTGTTATTCTCATTGTGTCTCTTCCTTCTGCATGTATTGTAACATTTAcgtaacaaaagagaaataataacaaCCCAGTAATAGATACTTGATTTACAGGTAGTGAGAAggcaaagaaggggaaaaaagggggCAAAGCAATGAAGGAATCTGTACAAGTGTTTATATTCattaagtaaataattatatacatttctttAATCAATGGTTATTTGTAATTTATGATAGGTTTGAGTGAGAGAACTAATAATTTTAGCAATTTCAAGATTTAGAAGCTTCCATTTTTACTCAGGCCCATCTGTTTGCATGGTGGTACCATCACTGGGAGGTATTAATCCTATCTTCAGTTCATTTGATCCTCAAAATGTTTTATCATAGGTTTTGTTGGGCTCAACTAGAGTGATTTTTTTGCCCATTATTTCAGTGTTACACCAAATTTCTGTGGCATTTTGTAGAAAAATAGTGTCATTACAAAAGAAGTTAATATGACAAGAATGTTCATGGCTTTCCCAACAAAACTGTTCCCAGATACCATATATAGCCATTGGTCTTGGTAGAACCAATAGATCAATACTGAGTTCAGTGTTCCAAGTGGCCTGTGAGCAGAACCATTCACCGTTTTGATTTTTAGTGGAAATAGTGTGGTGGGTTCCCACTATCATTTCTCAGTATGGCCCATTTGTTTCCCATTGTAAGTAACCAAGTGTCACTTAATACTATTCAATCCCTACTGGTTGTACAAGTGGAACTTATACTTGAGGATTTAATCAGGGGGCCCAAACTGTTAGAACACAGCAGTGCACGTCACATTTTCCATCTAAAAGTTTCCAGAGGCCAGGAGTGTCACAAGGGTTCCATGAGAGGGTCTCTTGTGCCTCAGCCACAATTATAGAGGGCCATGTTTCATAGCTACTTCAGCTTCTATTTGAATTAACATAGTTAATACCCCTGTTTAGTCAGAGTACAGGCACATTTCCATAATTAGTATTATTCACCATAACCTGTTGGGTTTGATTTTGATTTGTCCATCAAATTAAGGCCTATTAACTTCCCCAGGCTGCCTCCCAACCTCATCCTTCCTCCTGCAATAGTATCCCTTCCAAGTTACCTCTGTGGGGTAAATAACCTTTCTCTTTTGCATGTCATTCATCAGTTGCAAATTCAGTTCATTCCAGTATTCCAAGTCTTGCTCATATTCCTCCTAATATGCCTCTTTTGTTTGGGGAACAGTGTTGTTTAATCCCAGTGCCATTGGGTAGTTACAGCTTCAGAGCAAGTAGTATACAGTTTATGCATCCAAATGttatattctaaatattaaagTTAGAAGGCAACTCCAAAATGTGCTTTAGTTTGGGTGTTCTATAGAGCTTGCCATAAGCATCCTGGATGTGAAGAAGGTTGAGTGTTAATGGGGCTATTTGTCCACAACATAATTGACAATCTGGAAGTAAAAACCCattcatcccccctcccccccaatttATGAGTGACCAGCAAAAGAGCAGTGGTAGATATAGGGCAACATATCCTGTGGCAGACAGCAGGCTGCCACAAGTCTTCCATCATAGTAGGTacttttctcagtttttcattatCCATGACCATACCAGCCATGCAGAGCCTCAGCcagcacctcctcctccacctgttTGCTAGAGGAAGGGGGTGGAATGAGACCTCAGAGGCCTTCTCTCTGCTTAATGAAATTTAACATTAGGtccaaataattcaaataaaaggTTGGCCagtcaatgtctttttttatgttcAGCTTTTTACTTTTCTCCCTGGAGTTGTATCCTGTACTCAACACCAGGTCTGATTGGGACAAAGGTGGTGCCTGAGTTGACCTAACTGCGACGTAGGCTGGTACCTAAAGGGAAAAACACCGTTAGTTAAACCAGTCCAGTGACTTTCAGGTGTTCCTCAGCAAAGTTACCCTCCTCCAGACTTTGATATAATGCCACTACCCAGCCAAGAAGCAAGGAAAGGGCTAGATGCTAAGTCTTGACACGTGGAATATTGTTGCCTGAACAAATTGTCAGGTAAACACCAAATTTACATCAAATGTTACTTGTCAGAATGCCATAAAGACATCCTttatccctccctccccagaACTGAAGGGCAAAGCAAAGCAGCTCTTTCATGACTGGTGAGTGGCTCTGAAAAGAGCCTTTGGGTTAAGAGTCAATCTGCTTACTTGCGAGTCTACTTGGAGCTGGTGTACTTGGTGACGGCCTTGGTGCCCTCGGACACGGCGTGCTTGGCCAGCTCCCCAGGCAGCAGCAGGCGCACGGCCGTCTGGATCTCCCGGGACGTGATGGTCGAGCGCTTGTTGTAATGCGCCAGGCGCGAAGCCTCGCCCGCGATGCGCTCGAAGATGTCGTTGACGAACGAGTTCATGATGCCCATGGCCTTGGACGAGATGCCGGTATCGGGGTGCACCTGCTTCAGCACCTTGTACACGTACACCGCGTAGCTCTCCTTGCGGCTGCGTTTGCGCTTCTTGCCGTCCTTCTTCTGCGCCTTGGTCACCGCCTTCTTGGAGCCCTTCTTCGGGGCAGGCGCGGACTTGGCGGGCTCAGGCATGGTAGGGAGAAACCAAAGAGCAAGCTGAGACACCACAGGAGAAACGACGGTGAGTCTGCAAATGTCTTCTCGAGTCACAGCTTCTTATACCAGGCGGTGAGTAAAGTCGTGTGTCACTGGTGGCGATTTCAGGAAACGTCACAGGAATTTTGTCCAATCAAAAGAAGGGTATTTCAGAACCAGGATCCCATTGGTTTGATTGAATGGTCTGTAACTTCCCGCCAATGGCACAGCTTCACTTTCGCGCCCAAGAAGAACTATATAGAGGGCGACCCTAGGTGACTCAGCTCAGAGTAGACAGAGCAGAGACTATTTCATTATGTCTGGACGTGGAAAACAGGGCGGCAAGGCGCGAGCCAAGGCCAAGACGCGGTCCTCGCGGGCCGGCCTGCAGTTCCCCGTGGGCCGCGTGCACCGCCTGCTCCGCAAGGGCAACTACGCTGAGCGGGTCGGTGCCGGTGCGCCCGTGTACTTGGCGGCCGTGCTGGAGTACCTGACGGCCGAGATCCTGGAGCTGGCGGGCAACGCGGCCCGCGACAACAAGAAGACGCGCATCATCCCGCGCCACCTGCAGCTGGCCATCCGCAACGACGAGGAGCTCAACAAGCTGCTGGGCAAAGTGACCATCGCGCAGGGCGGCGTCCTGCCCAACATCCAGGCCGTGCTGCTGCCCAAGAAGACCGAGAGCCACCACAAGGCCAAGGGCAAGTGAAGAGGAATCTCGGTATCGTGCTCAGTCTTAAACCAAAGGCTCTTTTCAGAGCCACCCACCTTTGCACTAAAAGGGCTTGCCTTTTCCATTTTGTAGTAATTACGGGAAAATGATCTTGACTTTCCTCAACCTGCCAGTACATGTCAGTGTGCGAACACTCCTAGAAAAGAGAAAGTAACTCCAACGAAAACAAGTATTATCCTAGTAAAAGGGTTCGAGATTCCTTGCATCAGAAGCCAACAACGCTGCTGGCTCTCAGGGTTAAACCAAGAAAAAAACGAGTTGAACAATGCTCGGGCAATTGTGAATATTAAAATGCAAGTTAGTGGCCGGCTGGGCAATAGAACCTCTCCAGTCTCCTAAGAGTTGTTTTGCATCTTAACTGCACACATCAGCTGCAAGCAACTCCGTCTTCCCATTCTCTGGGCCCTAGTCGATTGTAAACGGAAAAACAATACTACCATCCCCGGAGTCCTGTTCTTACACAGAACTTAACAGGGTGCAACGTGACTAAAAAGGTGCAGTTATCTTTGTACCATTTACAcgtttcaggattttttttcttaaccccaTTTTACACAAATCTCACTTGAAATTGTAAAACGTAGTAAAGTGAAAAGTAAATATCAATGTAGCTATAGTATCACATGTGAAATCGAGTTAGACATTTAGGAAAAGTCTGTAAGTTTTCTTAAATATAGAAGTTTAAATAGGGAAATGAAAAAGTTGACGTGAAATTGGCCTTTCTAAACTTGAATGAGGTTAAAAAACTACTTGGTCAATCCCATCCAGCGCGCGCTTTctcaaaaagatgaaagaaaagccCGTTTCCGGtgccaaatattttaatttaaaatttttattcagaaaacaaGCTATATCactgtaatatttatattaaactcGAAGAGAAGCCAGAAAACATTGTACAGAAACAGCGTAAAAACAAGTAGAGGTGAGAAAGGAGCATTAGCCGCTGTTGAAAGGCTATGAGTAGAAGTTAATTTCCAGTCTCAACTCCAGGAAAGCTCCGACTATCGTGAAGTTTTCGCCGCTTCTAATAGCCTCACTGCGAGACTTGATCGGCAGATATCTCGTCCAATCAGAGCGGGACTGGCCTTATATATACCGGTCGAGGGCACCGTCTTTCCTTCTTCCACTCGTTTCCTGCTTCGAGGTCTTCGGGATGGCTCGTACTAAGCAGACGGCGCGCAAGTCCACCGGTGGGAAGGCACCGCGCAAGCAGCTGGCCACTAAGGCGGCCCGCAAGAGCGCGCCTGCTACCGGCGGCGTCAAGAAGCCGCACCGTTACCGGCCCGGCACGGTGGCCCTGCGCGAGATCCGCCGCTACCAGAAGTCCACCGAGCTGCTGATCCGCAAGCTGCCTTTCCAGCGCCTGGTGCGCGAGATCGCGCAGGACTTCAAGACCGACCTGCGCTTCCAGAGCTCGGCCGTGATGGCGCTGCAGGAGGCGTGCGAGGCGTACCTGGTGGGGCTGTTCGAGGACACCAACCTGTGCGCCATCCACGCTAAGCGCGTGACCATCATGCCCAAGGACATCCAGCTCGCGCGCCGCATCCGAGGGGAGAGAGCATAAACTAAGCGAGTAGTAAACTTGAACCCAAAGGCTCTTTTCAGAGCCACTTCCATTCTCGGTAACAGGCTGTTTTCACTGGTAGGCTCGATCTCCAAAGCGCAAACTAAGCtctgaagtgataaaaatagggcTGAATTTCCTGTTAAAACTGGTTATTTTTCTCAAAGTTGTAAAAACGTAATTTCCAAGGCCTCACGGGCAGTGTTTGCTTTATAGTATCTATTTAGAGAAACTTGCTTAACAGCAGTTTAATAGGCGACATTTCCAGAGAGAATGTTACTTACACCCGTGAGTAACTCACGCGTTATGAGCTCCCTTGGTTCAGAGACAACCATCTTAATGTTTTCACATGATGGAAGAGATGATGAATGCCCAAGGACTCAGGCATTAATTCCAGTCTAGAGGGCTCTAAGATTGTGACCTAAGAGcatcccaaaggccccacctccaaacacCTTTAGGGACATAGATAGTGTCTCTATGCAACCACTGAATTCaaagaagtttgaaaaaaatttttctttgatttttaaaaaggaaggggaagaggaagagagaaacatggatttgttattccacttatctttgcatttattggttgattattgtatgtgcccttatcAGGGATTTAACCTGCAACCGTGgggtatcaggacaatgctctgaccaactgagctacctggtcaagtGAACTGTGTTCTTAATCTCTGTCCCTGTTCTAAAGGCAGGAGTCCTGAAGATATTAGGGGTGGTGAGTGAAGGAAAATCAGTTTTTTGCAGGTATTTGATATATTATAGGCATGAAAACCAGGTAAGTTAAGAGAAATTTTCAAGGGAGCATAGTGGTCTTATGTACAAAATTGCAGAAACATGGTAGGGTTTTATGTAAAAGAAGGAGGGAATGTCAGGCCCTAAAAGCTTTGTAAATTGGAGAATGCTTTTGGGTCTTGGAAGAGTTTCAGGAGAAGGTTTATCTCTGGAAATCACTTTTCAAGCCATTAGCAGATAAGAACAGGGCACGGTGAACCTCAGGAAAGGTTTTTGTAAGATGAGAGAAAGGCCAGGAAGAACAGTGGATTATGGATCTCCAAGTTTCTTTCAATGATATTCATAGCACATAGAGGCACTAGAAACTTAAGGAAGTTTAAGGATGAGAGCAGAGATGGTGATTACTCTAAGTTTGGGAGCAAGATGGGACGCACTATGCTTCCATGCCTCATAGTTACGATTCTGACCTGGACACTGTGGAATTTGAGGAGAGGTctgaaagggggggggagtgagtTCGTGGAGTAGGAAATCCTCCAAAGGGctcatgtgtgtgtgcttgtgtgtgtgcttATGTGTGAGAATGGTttggagacaaagaaataagaatCCAAAGAAGTACTAATTACTAGTAAGTAAAATAGTTTTGAATGAAGAACAAGAGAATAAAAGAGCCATACAACACAACCTACCAGCCAATTCCAAAGCtttaaaacaaacgaacaaaatcAGGTTTCAAGGAAATAAATATGTGGCATAACAAAttgaaaatataacaatattGGAAAGGATTGACTCTAATATTTGTAACTAAAAACGTTAAGAAATTGTCATCTAGACAAGTGTGGATCAGTAAGCAACACTCAGAACATTGGAAAGGCTCACTTATTTATCTGATTAAAGGGGAAGGGAATTCTATGAAATTTAAAACTGCcaagtttttgcctgacctgtggtggtgcagtggataaagcatcgacctagaatgctgaggttgccggtttgaaacccttggcttgcctggtcaaggcacataaggggagttgatgcttcctggtccccccttctctctctctttttctctctcctctctaaaataaataaaagaaaaaaaaactgccaaGTTTCTCTTGGAAAAGAATGTCTTCtactttgagagagaaaaaagtacaaTTATTCCACAAGAATTTATTGGGCAACTCGTCAATCAGCATTATTTTCTTGCTGCAAAGGACAAAAAGGAAGGATCTTAATAttacttaatttaaataaaatgagattctcaaacttttttttttttttttttgcatttttctgaagctggaaacagggagagacagtcagacagactcccgcatgcgcccgaccgggatccacccggcacgcccaccatggggcgatgctctgcccaccagggggcgatgctctgcccatcctgggcgtcgccatgttgcgaccagaaccactttagcgcctggggcagacgccacagagccatccccagcgcccggccatctttgctccaatggagccttggctgcgggaggggaagagagagacagagaggaaggcgcggctggggggtggagaagcaaatgggcgcttctcctatttgccctggctgggaatcgaacccgggtcctcctcacgctaggccgacgctctacagctgagccaaccggccagggcgtcaaACGTTTTTTAAGTTAAGATATCTCCAGGTCTGTTTTGTCTCCTCCATTACGGTGGAAGAAGAGAATTAACAGTCTCTTCGTTTAACACAGAGAATCTCACCTTTGAGTAACATAGATGTGAATGTAAATATGCACTGTTACTGCAACCAAATTACAGATATTGTATTTCAGAGTATGTCACCTTCACAAGATAAAGGATCATTGTTAAGTTTTCTCAGTGTTTCCAGAAATAACAAACAGTAGTCAGCTATATCCTCAGGGGATATATTTCTGTGTCCCGTCCTCCGCTGTGGATGCCCGAGTTCTGAAAGGCATTTTCACCTGCTCATCGACTCTCCAAGAAAACGATGCATAAAAGCTGACCTTCCACAAACATCTTTAGAAACTTAGTGTTTCTAgtccagatgaaaaaaaatataaaagtcagtTCTCTGCTCCCCACGCCCCTCAATGATACaacaagggagagaaggaaaaggaaggcgGCAGAAAGAGTGGCAGATAAagaaaagggtagagaagcaaagcTGAGAAGTGAGAATCTCCCCTGCCCCCTTGTTGAAGCTCTCCATAGTCAGAGGCATTAACTTAGTCAACCACTTCTCAGGCTGACTAGGTTAACCTTATATAGAAAACACTTTGTATACAAGGCTTCACAAATAACCCAGATGACTGCAACCACTGCTCCTGAGATGGGCCACTCAAATCCCACAATCACAGTCACTAGTGCAGTGGATGGCGAAGAAGTGACAGAATAAAAGAGACAGCAAGGCCTGACCCAGACAAATAAATGGTCTTTCAGGGGTGGGCAAGAACAAAATCCTGTAGAAGAAGAAATTGGACTGAGGTATTTTAAATTaggcttttaccttttttttatttttcaataacagtTGACAAACAATATTATACTAGATTCTGGTGTACAagatagtgattagacatttatataccttacaaagtgaccaCACTGATAAggctagtacccatctgacaccacatctagttattacaatattactaatTATATTCTGTaaactgtactttacatccctaatactattttaataactgagaatttgtacttcttaatccctttacatttttctccaatcccccaaaacccctcccctctggaaACTCTCAGTTTTTCTCTCATCTAAgagcttgtttctgttttgtttgcgtgctcattttttaaactccacatataaatgatataatatggtatttgtctttcactttctgacttattttactaatCATAATACACTTGAGGTCCAATTATGTCGTCTCAAATGGccaggttttattctttttctacagCTGAGTAACAATCCATAATACATATGTACcactttctttatccactcatttagtgacggacacttaggttgcttccatatcttggctattgtaaataatgctacaatgaacataaaagGATGCATAAATCTTTTCgcattagtgttttggatttcctcGTATAAATACTCataagtgggcttgctgggtcttatggtagttctattttaaattttttgagaaaatctgcatagttttttccatagtggctgcaaaaatttacaatcccaccaggaGTGcccaagtgttcccttttctgcacatccttgccaacatttgctgtttgttgatttattgattatagccattctgacaggtgtgaggtcacATCTAGtgattttactttgcattttcatGGTGATTGGTGATGCTAATAATGTAACTCACATGTCTAATGGCTATCTgcaggtcctctttggagaaatatctagtCAAGTCTTCTGCCAAGTTTTTAATCAAATTAAttggtattttggttattttttcctttgttttctttgcttgaagagatatatctgaaaaaaaatattgctaagagcaaTGTCAAGAAATTTACaggctattttttcttctagtatttttctggttttaagtCTTCCATTtcagtctttaatacatttttactttattctcaTATATGGTGTACAAAGTGGTTTAGTTTCAAGTTTTTGGCAtctatctgtccagttttcccctaacatcatttattaaagagactgttttcacAATACTGTATATTCTTGTCTCCTTCgttataaattaattgaccatatatctGTTAGTTTATCTCCAGGTGgtctattctgttacattgatgtgtgtatctgtttttatgccattaCCATTCTGTTTTGGTtgctatagctttgtagtatagtatGATATCAGGTAGCAAaatatctccaactttgttcttttcaagattgctgggcTATTCATGgtcctttgtggttccatattaattttaaaattatttgttctagttctttgaaatgcatat
It encodes the following:
- the LOC136315459 gene encoding histone H2B type 1-C/E/F/G/I-like, whose translation is MPEPAKSAPAPKKGSKKAVTKAQKKDGKKRKRSRKESYAVYVYKVLKQVHPDTGISSKAMGIMNSFVNDIFERIAGEASRLAHYNKRSTITSREIQTAVRLLLPGELAKHAVSEGTKAVTKYTSSK
- the LOC136315453 gene encoding histone H2A type 1, giving the protein MSGRGKQGGKARAKAKTRSSRAGLQFPVGRVHRLLRKGNYAERVGAGAPVYLAAVLEYLTAEILELAGNAARDNKKTRIIPRHLQLAIRNDEELNKLLGKVTIAQGGVLPNIQAVLLPKKTESHHKAKGK
- the LOC136315451 gene encoding histone H3.1, whose product is MARTKQTARKSTGGKAPRKQLATKAARKSAPATGGVKKPHRYRPGTVALREIRRYQKSTELLIRKLPFQRLVREIAQDFKTDLRFQSSAVMALQEACEAYLVGLFEDTNLCAIHAKRVTIMPKDIQLARRIRGERA